The proteins below are encoded in one region of Flavobacterium nackdongense:
- a CDS encoding UDP-N-acetylmuramoyl-L-alanyl-D-glutamate--2,6-diaminopimelate ligase: MIILKDILYKVAIESVKGSTDIAIHTIDFDSRKIAKNDVFVAIRGTISNGHDFIETAITNGAIAVVCDTLPENLQTGITYIQVKDTNTAMAFMAANFYNNPSEKLKLVGITGTNGKTTIASLLFQLFQKAGFKVGLLSTVKIIVDQIEYKATHTTPDSLTINYYLNEMVAAGVEFCFMEVSSHGIHQKRTEALHFVGGIFTNLSHDHLDYHPTFAEYRDVKKSFFDHLPKTAFALSNIDDKNGQVMLQNTSAKKLTYALKSYADFKAQILENQLSGLLLKINGNEVWVKLIGTFNAYNLLAIYATAIQLGMENLEVLRLLSDLESVSGRFQFIVSSTNITAIVDYAHTPDALENVLKTINDIRTKNEQLITVVGCGGNRDKAKRPIMAGIATELSDKVVLTSDNPRNEDPEAIIQEMEQGVAPQHFKKSLSITDRKQAIKTACQLAQPNDIILIAGKGHETYQEIQGVRHDFDDMKTVTELLNQLNK; encoded by the coding sequence GTGATAATTTTAAAAGACATACTATACAAAGTCGCTATCGAATCGGTCAAAGGTTCGACAGATATCGCTATTCATACCATAGACTTTGACTCCAGAAAAATTGCTAAAAACGATGTATTTGTAGCCATCAGAGGCACGATTTCGAACGGTCACGATTTTATTGAAACTGCAATTACAAATGGTGCAATTGCGGTCGTTTGCGATACTTTGCCTGAAAATTTACAAACTGGAATTACCTACATACAAGTCAAAGACACCAATACAGCAATGGCTTTTATGGCTGCTAATTTCTACAATAATCCATCTGAAAAGCTGAAACTTGTTGGAATTACCGGCACAAACGGAAAAACTACTATTGCATCCCTATTGTTTCAATTGTTTCAAAAAGCAGGTTTCAAAGTGGGATTATTGTCCACAGTTAAAATAATTGTCGACCAAATTGAATACAAAGCGACCCACACCACACCCGATTCGTTAACCATCAATTACTATTTGAATGAAATGGTTGCCGCAGGAGTTGAATTTTGTTTTATGGAAGTAAGTTCCCACGGAATTCATCAAAAAAGAACCGAAGCCTTACATTTTGTAGGAGGAATATTTACCAACTTATCGCACGATCATTTAGACTACCATCCAACATTTGCCGAATATCGCGATGTGAAAAAATCATTTTTTGATCATTTGCCAAAAACCGCTTTTGCACTATCAAATATTGATGATAAAAATGGGCAAGTGATGTTGCAAAATACTTCGGCCAAAAAATTGACTTATGCGCTAAAATCATACGCAGATTTTAAAGCACAAATCCTCGAAAACCAACTTTCAGGTTTACTCTTGAAAATAAATGGCAATGAAGTTTGGGTAAAACTCATAGGTACTTTCAATGCTTATAATCTCTTAGCCATTTATGCCACTGCAATCCAATTAGGAATGGAAAACCTCGAGGTTCTTCGACTGCTATCTGATTTAGAAAGCGTTTCGGGTCGTTTTCAATTCATTGTTTCTTCGACCAATATTACAGCGATTGTAGATTATGCTCATACCCCAGACGCGCTGGAAAATGTATTGAAAACCATCAATGACATTAGAACAAAAAACGAACAATTGATTACTGTGGTGGGTTGTGGCGGAAACAGAGACAAAGCCAAACGACCTATAATGGCGGGCATTGCCACTGAACTTAGCGATAAAGTGGTATTAACATCCGACAATCCTCGTAATGAAGACCCGGAAGCAATTATCCAGGAAATGGAACAAGGAGTAGCCCCGCAGCATTTTAAGAAATCACTTTCGATAACCGATAGAAAGCAAGCTATAAAAACCGCTTGTCAATTGGCACAGCCCAATGATATTATTCTAATTGCAGGAAAAGGCCACGAAACCTATCAGGAAATACAAGGGGTGCGACACGACTTTGACGATATGAAAACCGTAACTGAATTACTAAACCAACTCAATAAATAG
- a CDS encoding penicillin-binding protein, with translation MAVEDKNISYRIYLVAFVIFMMAIAIAIKLTNIQWVEGDYYRKLAKDRTVKNFVIPANKGNIYSADGSLLATSIPNYEIRFDAVAPKTEAFEKNIRPLADSLSVLLNKPSSFYQNELRKARANKNRYYLIARDLSYTEFVKIKGFPLFKLGAYKGGIIIEQETIREHPIGEIAERTIGYERKNPDGSPDGKGIEWAYRKYLDGKDGKVLKQKIAKGQWKPIGDANEVDPQDGYDVLSTIDVYIQDIAHHALLKQLELYQADHGCTVVMETKTGKIKAISNLGRDKNGAYYETTNYAYAESHEPGSTFKLVDLMILLEDKKIDTSAVFNTYGGVIKYSGKSVRDSHEGGYGKISLARGFEVSSNTVMVQAVYNNYKNNPSEFVNHINAIGLNKKLGLEFKGEGAPFIPQPTDKNWSNLSLPWMAFGYGVSVTPLQTLTFYNAVANNGKMVKPQIVSEVKQWDKTIKKYNTVVMNPKICSKETIKKVKAVLANVVKKGTGKALYSKDFSMAGKTGTAQVNYAKNGGSEKYYASSFVGYFPADNPKYSCIVVVHKPSTVNNNYYGADVAGPVFKRIAQKIFTDAPSTNEIKNIDRKILKQEKDYDAYFAQTQKETKSTIPNVKGMAGMDAVALFGNLGLKVKIIGIGKVKKQSIQAGEPLDKNATIILELS, from the coding sequence ATGGCAGTAGAAGATAAAAATATTTCATACCGAATTTATCTGGTAGCGTTCGTCATCTTTATGATGGCTATTGCTATTGCCATAAAATTGACCAATATTCAATGGGTCGAAGGCGACTATTACAGAAAATTAGCCAAAGATCGAACTGTTAAAAATTTTGTCATTCCTGCCAATAAGGGCAATATATATTCTGCCGATGGAAGCCTTTTAGCCACTTCCATACCAAATTACGAAATCCGATTTGACGCGGTGGCTCCAAAAACGGAAGCCTTCGAAAAAAACATCAGACCATTAGCCGATTCTTTGTCGGTTCTTCTGAACAAACCAAGCAGTTTCTACCAGAATGAATTGCGAAAAGCGAGAGCCAATAAAAACAGATATTATTTAATAGCTCGCGATTTGAGTTATACCGAGTTTGTAAAAATCAAAGGTTTTCCTTTATTCAAATTAGGAGCTTACAAAGGCGGAATCATTATAGAACAAGAGACCATCAGAGAACATCCCATTGGTGAAATTGCAGAAAGAACCATTGGATACGAAAGAAAAAATCCCGATGGAAGTCCAGATGGTAAAGGTATTGAATGGGCATACCGAAAATATCTTGATGGAAAAGACGGTAAAGTATTAAAACAAAAAATAGCGAAAGGGCAATGGAAACCGATAGGCGACGCAAACGAGGTGGACCCACAGGACGGTTATGACGTGCTATCGACCATCGATGTGTACATTCAAGACATTGCACATCACGCCTTGCTAAAACAATTGGAACTGTACCAAGCAGACCACGGTTGCACTGTGGTGATGGAAACGAAAACGGGAAAGATAAAGGCGATTTCTAATTTAGGAAGGGATAAAAATGGTGCGTATTATGAAACGACAAACTACGCCTACGCTGAATCTCACGAACCGGGTTCCACCTTCAAACTAGTGGATTTAATGATTCTATTAGAAGACAAAAAAATTGATACTAGCGCTGTTTTCAATACGTATGGCGGCGTTATTAAATATTCCGGTAAATCGGTTAGAGATTCACACGAGGGTGGTTATGGCAAAATTTCCTTAGCGCGAGGTTTTGAAGTTTCGTCGAATACGGTAATGGTTCAAGCAGTATACAATAATTACAAAAACAACCCTTCGGAATTTGTCAATCACATCAATGCCATTGGATTGAACAAAAAATTAGGCTTGGAATTCAAAGGCGAAGGCGCCCCGTTTATACCTCAACCTACCGACAAAAATTGGTCTAATCTTTCACTTCCTTGGATGGCTTTTGGCTACGGAGTTTCGGTTACCCCTTTGCAAACCCTTACTTTTTATAATGCCGTAGCGAATAATGGCAAAATGGTCAAACCACAAATTGTTTCTGAAGTGAAACAATGGGACAAAACCATCAAAAAATACAATACTGTGGTGATGAACCCCAAAATTTGCTCGAAGGAAACTATAAAAAAAGTGAAAGCAGTTTTGGCGAATGTGGTTAAAAAAGGTACAGGAAAAGCACTCTACTCGAAAGATTTTTCGATGGCTGGAAAAACAGGTACCGCTCAGGTAAATTACGCCAAAAACGGTGGTTCTGAAAAATATTACGCTTCATCATTCGTAGGCTATTTCCCGGCAGACAATCCCAAGTATTCTTGTATTGTGGTAGTTCACAAACCGAGCACAGTAAACAACAATTATTATGGAGCTGATGTCGCAGGACCCGTATTCAAGAGAATAGCACAAAAGATTTTCACCGATGCTCCTTCAACCAATGAAATCAAAAACATCGACAGAAAAATTTTAAAACAAGAGAAAGATTACGACGCCTATTTTGCCCAAACCCAAAAAGAGACGAAGTCAACAATACCCAATGTAAAAGGAATGGCAGGAATGGACGCCGTAGCCTTATTTGGAAATCTTGGATTAAAAGTAAAAATTATAGGCATTGGAAAGGTGAAAAAACAATCGATCCAAGCCGGAGAACCATTAGATAAAAATGCAACAATAATACTAGAATTATCGTGA